In Gossypium hirsutum isolate 1008001.06 chromosome D06, Gossypium_hirsutum_v2.1, whole genome shotgun sequence, one genomic interval encodes:
- the LOC107935555 gene encoding cytochrome P450 CYP82D47 yields MDYSHSLTATSAVAIIAFPLLFLFSFLLISRRNTNSKKTAPEAGGAWPIIGHLRLLGGSQPPHISLANMADKYGRIFSIKLGVHRALVVSDWEIAKECLTVNDKAFASRPKLASSEILGNNRAMLGFAPYGPYWRQIRKVATIELLSNHRLELLKHVRESEVKTSLQQLYQLWNKKRSANSDEVLVEMKGWFKEVTLNVIMRMIVGKRIPNSSEGGENLKWRKSMDDFFVLSGKFLISDALPFLRFLDIGGDIKFMKKTAKELDQVLQGWLREHKQKRAENKANGEEDFMGVMLSILSEAEEHHADTINKINCLGLILGAEDTTSITLTWALSLLLNNRDKLSKVQQELDVHIGKDRLLLTESDTKNLVYLQSIIKETLRLYPPAPLSVIHEAIEDCTVNGYHVSAGTWLIMNLHKIHHDPLIWANPFEFQPERFITTHKDIDVSGQNFELVPFGSGRRMCPGVSFALQVLQLTLANVLHWFEFETPSGIAVDMREGLGITSSKATPLEVHITPRLPAFVYNSTNSIRAYLG; encoded by the exons ATGGATTATTCCCATTCACTCACAGCAACTTCAGCTGTTGCAATCATTGCTTTTCCACtactatttcttttctcttttctattGATATCAAGAAGAAACACAAACTCGAAGAAAACAGCACCAGAAGCTGGTGGAGCATGGCCTATTATTGGTCATCTACGCCTCTTAGGAGGGTCACAACCACCTCACATAAGCTTGGCTAACATGGCTGACAAATATGGAAGAATCTTCAGTATCAAGTTGGGTGTGCATAGAGCTTTGGTGGTGAGCGATTGGGAGATTGCGAAAGAATGTCTCACCGTAAATGATAAAGCGTTTGCCTCTCGTCCAAAACTTGCAAGCTCGGAAATTTTGGGTAACAACAGAGCCATGTTAGGCTTTGCACCATATGGACCTTATTGGCGTCAAATACGCAAGGTTGCCACTATTGAGCTCCTCTCAAATCACCGACTCGAATTACTTAAACATGTAAGGGAATCCGAGGTGAAGACATCTCTGCAACAGTTGTACCAGCTGTGGAATAAGAAGAGAAGTGCTAACTCCGATGAAGTATTGGTGGAGATGAAGGGATGGTTCAAAGAAGTTACTCTGAACGTGATTATGAGGATGATTGTAGGGAAGCGAATTCCAAATTCCAGTGAAGGAGGTGAAAACTTGAAATGGAGGAAATCGATGGATGACTTCTTTGTACTAAGTGGAAAGTTCTTAATATCAGATGCTTTGCCGTTTCTGAGATTCCTGGACATAGGTGGAGACATCAAGTTCATGAAGAAGACAGCGAAAGAATTGGACCAAGTTCTGCAGGGATGGCTACGAGAGCACAAGCAGAAGAGAGCTGAAAATAAGGCAAACGGTGAGGAAGATTTCATGGGAGTGATGCTGTCTATTCTCAGTGAGGCGGAGGAACACCATGCTGATACAATAAACAAAATCAATTGTCTA GGACTTATCTTAGGCGCGGAGGAtaccacatccatcacattgacATGGGCCTTATCTTTGCTACTCAATAATCGTGACAAATTGAGTAAAGTCCAACAAGAACTAGATGTCCACATTGGTAAGGATAGACTACTTCTGACCGAATCAGACACCAAAAACTTAGTGTACCTTCAATCCATCATTAAAGAAACTCTACGCCTATATCCTCCTGCTCCGCTCTCTGTGATCCATGAAGCCATTGAAGACTGCACGGTTAATGGATACCATGTTTCAGCTGGCACTTGGCTTATTATGAATCTTCATAAGATTCATCATGATCCACTTATATGGGCAAACCCTTTTGAATTTCAACCTGAAAGATTTATAACTACCCACAAAGACATTGATGTGAGTGGACAGAATTTTGAACTAGTTCCATTTGGAAGTGGTAGAAGAATGTGCCCCGGAGTTTCATTTGCACTTCAAGTTTTACAGCTTACGTTGGCTAATGTGTTGCATTGGTTTGAGTTTGAAACCCCATCAGGCATAGCAGTCGATATGCGTGAAGGACTTGGGATAACGAGTTCTAAAGCAACTCCATTAGAAGTTCATATAACTCCTCGCCTTCCTGCTTTTGTTTACAATTCCACTAACTCCATTAGAGCTTACCTTGGGTAA
- the LOC107935567 gene encoding cytochrome P450 82A3 yields MDYFHSVTAIPTVAIIAFPLLFLFSFLWISRRNKNSKKTAPEAGGAWPIIGHLRLLGGPQPPHISLANMADKYGRMFAIKLGVHRALVVSDWEIAKECLTTNDKAFASRPKLASSELLAYNRAMFGFAPYGPYWRHMRKIATIELLSNHRLELLKHVRESEVKTSLQQLYQLWNKKRIANSDKVLVEMKGWFEEVTLNVIMRMIVGKRIPNSSE; encoded by the coding sequence ATGGATTATTTCCATTCAGTCACAGCAATTCCAACTGTTGCAATCATTGCCTTTCCACTActgtttcttttctctttcctatgGATCTCAAGAAGAAACAAAAACTCGAAGAAAACAGCACCAGAAGCTGGTGGAGCATGGCCTATTATTGGTCATCTGCGCCTCTTAGGAGGGCCACAACCACCTCACATAAGCTTGGCTAACATGGCTGACAAATATGGAAGAATGTTCGCCATCAAGTTGGGTGTGCATAGAGCTTTGGTGGTGAGCGATTGGGAGATTGCTAAAGAATGTCTCACCACAAATGATAAAGCGTTTGCCTCTCGTCCAAAACTTGCAAGCTCGGAACTTTTGGCTTACAACAGAGCCATGTTTGGCTTTGCACCGTATGGACCTTATTGGCGTCATATGCGCAAGATAGCCACTATTGAGCTCCTCTCCAATCACCGACTCGAATTACTTAAACATGTAAGGGAATCCGAGGTGAAGACATCTCTGCAACAGTTGTACCAGCTGTGGAACAAGAAGAGAATTGCTAACTCTGATAAAGTATTGGTAGAGATGAAGGGATGGTTCGAAGAAGTTACTCTGAACGTGATTATGAGGATGATTGTAGGGAAGCGAATTCCAAATTCCAGCGAATGA
- the LOC107935576 gene encoding cytochrome P450 CYP82D47 has translation MDYFHSVTATSTVPIIAFPLLFLFSFLWISRRNTHLKKTAPEAGGAWPIIGHLRILGGPQPPHISLGNLADKYGRIFTIKLGVHRALVVSNWEIAKECLTINDKAFATRPKLTSSEHFGYNCAMIGFAPYGPYWRQVRKFSTIELLSNHRLELLKHVRELEVKTSLQQLYQLWNKKKSSTCDKVLVDMKRWFRDVTLNIILRIVVGKRIPNSYEGDETVKRKKSLDDFFELSGKFLISDALPYLRWLDIGGDEKSMKKVAKDLDQVAEEWLREHKEKRAENEANSEEDFMGLLLSILSDTEEHDADTINKATSLNLILAAEDTSAITMTWALSLLLNNRDALNKVKQELDMHVGKDRLLVTESDTKNLVYLQSVIKETLRIYPAAPLSVIHEAIEDCSVSGYHVSAGTWLLLNLQKIQRDPQIWEDPSEFRPERFMTTHKDIDVKGHDFELIPFSSGRRMCPGISFALKILELTLANVLHWFEIETLSGEAVDMREAPGLTSPKATPLEVKITPRLPAFVYQMAN, from the exons ATGGATTATTTTCATTCAGTCACAGCAACATCAACTGTTCCAATCATTGCTTTTCCACTActgtttcttttctctttcctatgGATCTCAAGAAGAAACACACACTTGAAGAAAACAGCACCAGAAGCTGGTGGAGCATGGCCTATTATTGGCCATCTCCGCATTTTAGGAGGGCCACAACCACCTCATATAAGCTTGGGCAACCTGGCCGATAAATATGGAAGAATCTTCACCATCAAGTTGGGTGTGCATAGAGCTTTGGTGGTGAGCAATTGGGAGATTGCTAAAGAATGCCTCACCATAAACGATAAAGCGTTCGCCACGCGTCCAAAGCTTACAAGCTCAGAACATTTTGGTTACAACTGTGCCATGATTGGCTTTGCACCATATGGACCTTATTGGCGTCAAGTGCGCAAGTTCTCCACTATTGAGCTCCTCTCAAATCACCGGCTCGAATTGCTTAAACATGTAAGGGAATTGGAGGTGAAGACATCCCTACAACAATTATACCAGCTGTGGAACAAGAAGAAAAGTAGTACCTGTGACAAAGTATTGGTGGACATGAAGAGATGGTTCAGAGATGTTACTCTAAACATAATACTAAGGATCGTTGTAGGGAAGCGGATACCGAATTCATACGAAGGAGATGAAACCGTGAAACGGAAGAAGTCGTTAGACGACTTTTTTGAACTAAGTGGGAAGTTCTTAATATCAGATGCGTTGCCTTATCTGAGATGGTTGGACATAGGTGGAGACGAGAAGTCTATGAAGAAGGTAGCCAAAGATTTGGACCAAGTTGCGGAGGAATGGTTACGAGAGCACAAGGAAAAGAGAGCTGAAAATGAGGCAAATAGTGAGGAAGATTTCATGGGACTGCTACTATCTATTCTCAGTGATACAGAGGAGCACGACGCGGATACCATCAACAAAGCCACCAGTCTC AATCTTATCTTAGCGGCGGAAGATACCTCGGCAATCACAATGACATGGGCTTTGTCTTTATTACTCAACAACCGTGATGCATTGAACAAAGTCAAACAAGAACTAGACATGCATGTTGGCAAGGATAGACTCCTAGTGACTGAATCAGACACCAAAAATTTAGTATACCTTCAATCTGTGATTAAAGAAACACTACGCATATACCCTGCTGCTCCACTCAGTGTAATCCATGAAGCTATTGAAGACTGCTCGGTTAGTGGATATCATGTTTCAGCTGGTACTTGGCTTCTTCTCAATCTTCAAAAGATACAACGTGATCCACAAATATGGGAAGATCCTTCAGAATTTCGACCAGAAAGATTTATGACTACTCATAAAGACATTGATGTAAAAGGACATGACTTTGAACTGATTCCATTTAGTAGTGGTAGAAGAATGTGCCCTGGAATTTCGTTTGCGCTTAAGATTTTGGAACTTACATTAGCTAATGTGTTGCATTGGTTTGAGATTGAGACACTATCAGGAGAAGCAGTTGATATGCGAGAAGCTCCAGGATTGACGAGCCCTAAAGCAACTCCATTGGAAGTTAAAATAACTCCTCGCCTTCCTGCCTTTGTTTACCAAATGGCCAACTAA